Proteins from a single region of Candidatus Polarisedimenticolia bacterium:
- a CDS encoding MqnA/MqnD/SBP family protein: protein MSQQRPVLGVTDDLMFRSRIEAVLRAAGIPSAFTSGERLTEVAAELLPRLILIDYSRCGEAGLQAIQALKAAAVTAGVPVVAYGSHMDLAGRDKARAAGADEVLANSQIASDLPGIVRRHAGSALQSLTLRLGHSPDPDDAFMFYPLASEKLDTADLRFEQVLKDIETLNRMALDGDIEITAASVHAYGHLSARYAILPCGGSFGDGYGPLLVGRRPSMAGDLRGASIAVPGTLTSAYLALRLFAGEVTTRTVPFDAIPDHVLSGKSDFGLLIHEGQLTYRALGLHPIADLGAWWKEETGLPLPLGVNLVRKDLGAARCRQVARILREAIDFSLAHRDEALTYAMRFGRGLERGLTDRFVGMYVNDLTREAGSSGRKAIALFLEKGHASGLLPQRVVPEFVDYE, encoded by the coding sequence TTGAGCCAGCAGCGGCCGGTCCTGGGAGTCACCGACGATTTGATGTTCCGCTCGCGCATCGAGGCGGTCCTGCGCGCCGCCGGGATTCCGTCGGCCTTCACCAGCGGCGAGCGTCTCACCGAGGTGGCGGCCGAGCTCCTTCCGCGCCTGATCCTGATCGACTACTCGCGATGCGGGGAGGCGGGGCTGCAGGCGATCCAGGCTCTCAAGGCGGCCGCCGTGACGGCCGGCGTGCCGGTGGTCGCCTATGGGTCGCACATGGACCTGGCGGGACGCGACAAGGCGAGAGCGGCCGGCGCCGACGAGGTGCTTGCCAATTCGCAGATCGCCTCGGATCTCCCGGGGATCGTCCGCCGCCACGCAGGCTCCGCCCTGCAGAGCCTGACGCTGCGGCTGGGGCACAGCCCCGATCCCGACGACGCCTTCATGTTCTACCCGCTGGCCTCCGAAAAGCTCGATACCGCCGACCTGCGCTTCGAGCAGGTGCTGAAGGACATCGAGACGCTGAACCGGATGGCGCTGGACGGCGACATCGAGATTACCGCGGCCTCGGTGCATGCCTATGGTCATCTATCCGCGCGCTACGCCATCCTGCCGTGCGGCGGCAGCTTCGGCGACGGCTACGGCCCGCTCCTTGTCGGCCGGCGGCCCTCCATGGCGGGCGATCTGCGGGGGGCCTCCATCGCCGTACCGGGGACCCTCACCAGCGCCTATCTCGCCTTGCGCCTGTTCGCGGGAGAGGTCACCACCCGCACCGTCCCGTTCGATGCCATCCCGGATCACGTGCTCTCGGGCAAGAGCGATTTCGGGCTGCTGATCCATGAAGGCCAGCTCACCTATCGCGCCTTGGGATTGCACCCGATCGCCGATCTGGGGGCCTGGTGGAAGGAAGAGACCGGCCTGCCGCTGCCGCTCGGGGTCAACCTGGTCCGCAAGGACCTCGGCGCGGCGCGCTGCCGCCAGGTGGCGCGCATCCTCAGGGAGGCAATCGACTTTTCCCTGGCGCACCGGGACGAGGCGCTCACCTACGCCATGCGGTTCGGGCGGGGGCTCGAGCGCGGTCTGACCGACCGGTTCGTCGGAATGTACGTGAACGATCTCACCCGCGAGGCCGGATCCTCGGGTCGGAAGGCGATCGCGCTGTTCCTGGAAAAAGGGCATGCCTCCGGGCTTCTGCCCCAGCGGGTCGTCCCGGAATTCGTCGACTACGAGTAG
- a CDS encoding cobalamin-binding protein produces the protein MGTRYPSRIVCLTEETTEVLYRIGAGDLVVGVSGYTVRPPEARKKPKVSAFIQANLERIQELKPDLVLTFSDLQADIARDLVRRGVWVVAFNQRSVEEILRMIRMLGGMVGREEDAESLATQLEDRIEDVREKGAALLRRPRVFFEEWPDPLISGIRWVSELVEIAGGEEIFPELRGEQGAKGRIVSFEEVIRREPEVIIGSWCGRKVRFDTIRSRPGWDCVPAVRRDKLYEIKSALILQPGPAALTDGLDRLHSILAEASLG, from the coding sequence TTGGGAACGAGGTATCCATCCAGAATCGTCTGCCTGACCGAGGAAACGACCGAGGTCCTCTACCGGATTGGCGCCGGTGATCTGGTGGTGGGAGTCTCGGGATATACCGTCCGCCCGCCGGAGGCCCGCAAGAAACCGAAGGTTTCGGCTTTCATTCAGGCCAACCTGGAGAGAATCCAGGAGTTGAAGCCCGATCTGGTCCTGACCTTCTCCGATCTGCAGGCCGACATTGCCCGTGATCTGGTGCGCCGGGGAGTCTGGGTCGTGGCATTCAATCAGCGCAGCGTCGAGGAGATTCTGCGCATGATCCGGATGCTCGGCGGGATGGTCGGAAGGGAGGAAGATGCCGAGTCGCTCGCCACGCAGCTGGAGGACCGGATCGAGGATGTGCGGGAAAAGGGAGCGGCGCTGCTGCGGCGCCCGCGAGTCTTCTTCGAGGAGTGGCCCGACCCGCTCATCTCCGGGATACGCTGGGTCAGCGAGCTGGTGGAGATTGCCGGCGGCGAGGAGATCTTCCCGGAGCTGCGCGGCGAGCAGGGAGCGAAGGGAAGGATCGTCAGCTTCGAGGAAGTCATCCGGCGCGAGCCGGAGGTGATCATCGGCTCCTGGTGCGGCCGCAAGGTCCGCTTCGACACGATCCGCTCGCGGCCGGGTTGGGACTGTGTGCCGGCGGTGCGGCGCGACAAGCTCTACGAAATCAAATCAGCCTTGATCCTGCAGCCTGGTCCGGCGGCGCTGACCGACGGGCTGGATCGCCTGCACTCCATCCTCGCCGAGGCCTCGCTGGGCTGA
- a CDS encoding high frequency lysogenization protein HflD, whose amino-acid sequence MREAVLPILLGFLLGLKHAFEPDHLAAVAALRGRSRSKEQPRPVEIAFRWGAGHAASLLLAGAAVIFLGWRIPARLESILELAVAALLIFFGARILSRLTRRDEAHVHWHEHDGWLHAHLHFHAREAKHGQAAHDEPAHRHRHLEPLLRPGRSPFWVGMLHGLSGTGAATLLVLAASPTPSAALLALALFAAGTLSGMAALSWILGFPLQAAERRSRRIHLGLQAASGAASLLVGLALAGRILINF is encoded by the coding sequence GTGAGAGAGGCGGTGCTCCCGATCCTGCTCGGCTTCCTGCTCGGGCTGAAGCATGCCTTCGAGCCGGATCACCTGGCGGCGGTCGCGGCGCTGCGGGGCCGGAGCCGATCGAAAGAGCAGCCGCGCCCGGTGGAGATCGCCTTCCGCTGGGGAGCGGGCCACGCGGCTTCGCTGCTGCTGGCCGGAGCAGCCGTGATCTTCCTGGGGTGGCGAATCCCGGCGCGCCTCGAGTCGATCCTGGAGCTGGCGGTCGCGGCCCTGCTGATTTTCTTCGGGGCGCGGATCCTGTCGCGACTGACGCGCCGGGATGAGGCCCACGTCCACTGGCACGAGCACGACGGCTGGCTCCATGCACACCTCCACTTCCACGCCCGCGAAGCAAAACACGGCCAAGCCGCGCACGACGAGCCGGCGCACCGCCACCGGCACCTCGAGCCGCTCCTGCGGCCGGGACGGAGCCCTTTCTGGGTCGGCATGCTGCACGGCCTGTCGGGCACGGGCGCGGCCACGCTTCTGGTCCTGGCCGCCTCGCCCACCCCTTCCGCGGCGCTGCTCGCCCTGGCGCTGTTCGCGGCCGGGACGCTGTCCGGCATGGCCGCCTTGAGCTGGATCCTCGGGTTCCCGCTGCAGGCTGCGGAGAGGCGCTCGCGGCGCATCCATCTCGGATTGCAGGCGGCCTCGGGAGCGGCGAGCCTGCTGGTGGGCCTGGCGCTGGCGGGCCGGATTCTCATCAACTTCTGA
- a CDS encoding glycine cleavage T C-terminal barrel domain-containing protein — translation MIPAARRSAPGPEGPGRTAGPERALLSWLPAPAAVRLEGKDRIDFLHRLTTNDLLSAAPGQGRYTVFLNTRGRVMDLVLALVLDEAVLLIPSPGNAEPIRALLDGYLFREEVTLRCDEDLAGGLLFGGGARAVLERATGDPLPGGDIGDHRPCRIAGVDGRVARILPMQGDTFRLVFDRNALGAVEGALLNGGGAPASESDLESFRVEAMLPALGRELSEEFNPWEVSLDRAINLQKGCYLGQEVVARLHTYRKVQRRLVGLELSGGIPRLPAPLFDGEQNAGIITSAAPAPDGNRWLALGVVRAALCKPGQELRSEPSDAPITCRVRADAPPLAESFAGPS, via the coding sequence GTGATTCCCGCCGCGCGCCGATCCGCCCCAGGGCCCGAGGGCCCTGGCCGCACCGCCGGCCCGGAGCGCGCCCTCCTCTCCTGGCTCCCCGCCCCGGCTGCCGTCCGTCTGGAAGGCAAGGATCGGATCGACTTTCTCCATCGCCTCACCACCAACGATCTCCTGAGCGCCGCGCCGGGGCAGGGACGCTACACCGTCTTCCTCAACACGCGGGGCCGCGTGATGGATCTCGTCCTGGCGCTCGTTCTCGATGAGGCGGTCCTGCTCATCCCTTCCCCGGGAAACGCGGAGCCCATTCGAGCGCTCCTGGACGGCTACCTGTTCCGCGAAGAGGTGACGCTGCGGTGCGACGAGGATTTGGCAGGCGGTCTTCTTTTCGGCGGCGGCGCGCGGGCTGTCCTCGAGCGGGCCACGGGGGACCCATTGCCCGGCGGAGACATCGGAGATCATCGGCCCTGCCGAATCGCCGGAGTCGACGGACGTGTCGCCCGCATCCTTCCGATGCAAGGGGACACCTTCCGCCTGGTCTTCGATAGAAACGCACTCGGGGCGGTGGAAGGCGCGCTGCTGAACGGTGGGGGCGCGCCCGCATCGGAAAGCGATCTGGAGAGCTTCCGGGTGGAGGCGATGCTTCCGGCCCTTGGACGCGAGCTGAGCGAGGAGTTCAATCCCTGGGAAGTTTCCCTGGATCGCGCGATCAATCTGCAGAAGGGGTGCTACCTGGGACAGGAGGTGGTGGCCCGGCTGCACACCTACCGCAAGGTGCAGCGCCGTCTCGTCGGATTAGAGCTGAGCGGCGGGATCCCCCGGCTGCCGGCTCCTCTCTTCGATGGCGAGCAGAATGCCGGAATCATCACCAGCGCGGCGCCCGCGCCCGATGGCAACCGCTGGCTCGCGCTGGGGGTGGTGCGCGCCGCGCTCTGCAAGCCGGGTCAGGAGCTGCGCTCCGAACCTTCCGATGCGCCGATAACCTGCCGCGTGCGCGCCGACGCGCCACCCCTCGCCGAATCTTTCGCGGGACCTTCCTAG